In a single window of the uncultured Pseudodesulfovibrio sp. genome:
- a CDS encoding TonB-dependent receptor, whose product MKRSRLLLFIGLLFTLFTTPAFAQSEEGKTPAQAEYTLGEVVVSDSSSTLEKSTTVTEITAEDLKNAGALTLADAFKMVPGVTTRTAADGTCRIDIRGMRTRNVKLLLNGIPFQSVLDGQFDPDSIPVENIARIKIIRGASSVLYGNDGNAGVIDIITKKGTKGIKGTAGFMAGMGDLYKTQATLAGGTGKLDYYAGASYLTRNNFPVSSDFDKNADQDSDERKNSYRKHANVLGNLTYQATDDTSFGMVFNLFEGEYGKPPSTLRSATDPFAKNPRYEKVLDYSGADLQLAMSHKFNSTVDTRLMVYASREYNETSRYDDANYEAQVRRNSFHSKATSTTYGLNNQWGYNTNSLGRIVLGLIGERQNYSENGFTLPNNGVFADLDSNETLSNYTAALQDDLTLFDDLDISLGLSLNGQARTSKRTDTYSYVLAANYRLFEGTTLKASHARKIRNPSIQNLFDSVAGNSGLKNEINWLYEVGISQALPLASTLDFTVFRNDSEDYIEKVNDVYQNNDKYRFQGFETTLSTRIMEGLTTQLGYTYLDSQNLSDNAGTTRLQYRPRHKVTAQGTWVAPTNTTIYAGWRFFSDQYALDNNDNAKRMSDYGLIDIKVSQAFTDMLSAYVGVDNLLDEDYAESYGFARPGRVVYTGLDFTF is encoded by the coding sequence ATGAAACGCTCTCGGTTGCTGCTCTTCATCGGATTGCTCTTCACACTTTTCACCACACCCGCCTTCGCCCAAAGCGAGGAAGGCAAAACCCCGGCCCAGGCCGAGTACACTCTCGGCGAGGTTGTCGTCAGCGACTCCTCCTCGACCCTGGAGAAATCGACCACGGTGACGGAAATCACCGCTGAGGATCTGAAGAACGCCGGGGCGCTGACCCTGGCCGACGCCTTCAAAATGGTTCCCGGCGTGACCACCCGCACCGCGGCCGACGGCACCTGCCGCATCGACATCCGCGGCATGCGCACCCGTAACGTCAAACTGTTGCTCAACGGCATCCCGTTCCAGTCCGTGCTGGACGGGCAGTTCGACCCCGACTCCATCCCGGTGGAGAACATCGCCCGTATCAAGATCATCCGTGGTGCGTCCTCGGTGCTGTACGGCAACGACGGCAACGCCGGCGTTATCGACATCATCACCAAGAAAGGCACCAAAGGCATCAAGGGAACAGCCGGTTTCATGGCCGGCATGGGTGATCTCTACAAGACCCAGGCCACCCTCGCAGGCGGTACCGGCAAGCTGGATTACTACGCGGGTGCCAGCTACCTCACGCGAAACAACTTTCCCGTGTCCTCGGATTTCGACAAGAACGCTGATCAGGACTCGGACGAACGCAAGAACAGCTACCGCAAGCACGCAAACGTTTTGGGCAACCTGACTTACCAGGCGACCGATGACACCAGTTTCGGCATGGTCTTCAACTTGTTCGAGGGCGAATACGGCAAGCCGCCGTCCACCCTGCGTAGTGCGACCGACCCGTTCGCCAAGAACCCCAGGTACGAAAAGGTTCTGGACTACAGCGGCGCGGACCTGCAACTGGCCATGAGCCACAAGTTCAACAGCACGGTGGATACCCGCCTGATGGTCTACGCCAGCCGGGAATACAACGAGACCTCGCGATACGACGACGCCAACTACGAGGCCCAGGTCCGGCGGAACTCCTTCCACAGCAAGGCCACCTCGACCACCTACGGTCTGAACAACCAGTGGGGCTACAACACCAACTCCCTGGGACGCATTGTCCTGGGTCTGATCGGCGAACGGCAGAACTACAGCGAAAACGGCTTCACCCTGCCCAACAACGGTGTGTTCGCGGACCTCGACAGCAACGAGACCCTGAGCAACTACACCGCCGCGCTGCAGGACGACCTGACCCTCTTCGACGACCTGGATATCTCCCTGGGGCTGAGCCTCAACGGTCAGGCCCGGACCAGCAAACGCACCGACACCTATTCCTACGTGCTGGCGGCCAACTACCGGCTCTTCGAGGGCACGACCCTCAAGGCCTCCCATGCACGCAAGATCCGCAACCCCTCCATCCAGAACCTGTTCGATTCCGTCGCGGGTAACTCCGGCTTGAAGAACGAGATCAACTGGCTCTACGAGGTGGGTATCTCCCAGGCCCTGCCCCTGGCCTCCACGCTGGACTTCACGGTCTTCAGGAACGATTCCGAGGACTACATCGAAAAGGTCAACGACGTTTACCAAAACAACGACAAGTACCGTTTCCAGGGCTTCGAGACGACCCTGTCCACCCGGATAATGGAAGGACTGACCACCCAACTCGGCTACACCTACCTGGACAGCCAGAACCTCTCGGACAATGCCGGCACCACCCGGCTGCAGTACCGTCCGCGCCACAAGGTTACCGCGCAGGGCACCTGGGTCGCGCCCACCAACACCACGATCTATGCCGGATGGCGGTTCTTCTCCGACCAGTACGCCCTGGACAACAATGACAATGCCAAACGCATGTCTGACTACGGCCTGATTGACATCAAGGTCAGCCAGGCCTTCACGGACATGCTGTCGGCTTACGTTGGTGTGGACAACCTGCTGGACGAAGACTACGCCGAGTCCTATGGTTTCGCCCGGCCCGGCCGCGTGGTCTACACCGGACTGGACTTCACCTTCTAA
- a CDS encoding NAD(P)-dependent oxidoreductase yields MGKHIIEEASRCLQCKKPLCSKGCPVSTPANLMVEALLEGDMRKAGAMLFENNPLTSVCSLICPHEHFCEGHCILGRKGAPVQVSSIEQYISRYYLEQFQPERPVNENNNKRIAIVGSGPAGITVAFILARQGFDVTLFESKEKIGGVLQYGIPDFRLPKDILVKLKEKLMGLGVKIRPNTLIGPVIGIDDLFRDEYKAVFIGTGVWNPRPLRLKGETLGHVHYAIHYLKNPSVYSLGRKVAVIGAGNVAMDVARTALRKGAREVTVLYRRGEGDMSATKYEYEYAKVDGVRFQFFTSPEEINDQGVVCVETRMVEGDDGRTRVVPVEGSEFLFEADSIFIAVSQAPRSNLIGLEVGKTGLIITDEDGRTTREGVFASGDVVTGAKTVAEAVSLSKRSARAIMDYVAGLDD; encoded by the coding sequence ATGGGTAAGCATATAATCGAAGAGGCGTCGCGCTGCCTGCAGTGCAAGAAACCCTTGTGCAGCAAGGGCTGCCCCGTATCGACCCCGGCCAACCTCATGGTCGAGGCCCTGCTTGAGGGCGACATGCGCAAGGCAGGCGCCATGCTGTTCGAGAACAACCCCCTGACCTCGGTCTGTTCGTTGATCTGTCCGCACGAGCATTTTTGTGAAGGTCATTGTATTCTGGGCAGGAAGGGCGCGCCGGTTCAGGTTAGCAGCATCGAGCAGTATATCTCCCGCTATTACCTGGAGCAGTTCCAGCCCGAGCGTCCGGTCAATGAGAACAACAACAAGCGTATCGCCATCGTCGGTTCCGGCCCGGCCGGGATCACCGTGGCCTTTATCCTCGCTCGTCAGGGTTTCGACGTGACCCTGTTCGAATCCAAGGAGAAGATAGGCGGGGTCCTGCAATACGGCATCCCGGATTTCCGCCTGCCCAAGGACATTCTGGTCAAGCTCAAGGAAAAGCTCATGGGACTGGGCGTGAAGATCCGGCCCAACACCCTGATCGGCCCGGTCATCGGCATCGATGATCTGTTCCGCGACGAGTACAAGGCGGTCTTCATCGGCACCGGCGTCTGGAACCCCAGGCCGCTGCGGCTCAAGGGCGAGACCCTGGGCCATGTGCACTACGCCATTCATTACCTCAAGAACCCGTCGGTCTACAGCCTGGGCCGCAAGGTCGCGGTCATCGGCGCGGGCAACGTGGCCATGGACGTGGCGCGTACCGCCCTGCGCAAGGGCGCCCGGGAGGTTACCGTGCTCTATCGACGGGGTGAGGGCGACATGTCCGCCACCAAGTACGAGTACGAATACGCCAAGGTGGACGGCGTTCGTTTTCAGTTCTTCACTTCCCCCGAGGAGATCAACGACCAGGGCGTCGTCTGCGTGGAAACCCGGATGGTGGAAGGCGACGACGGCAGGACGCGTGTGGTCCCGGTGGAGGGCTCGGAATTTCTGTTCGAGGCCGACTCCATCTTCATTGCGGTCAGCCAGGCGCCCAGGTCCAACCTGATCGGGCTCGAAGTGGGCAAGACCGGGCTTATCATCACCGACGAGGACGGCCGGACCACCCGCGAAGGCGTGTTCGCCTCGGGCGACGTGGTCACCGGGGCCAAGACCGTGGCCGAGGCCGTCTCCCTTTCCAAGCGTTCGGCCCGGGCGATCATGGATTACGTGGCCGGTCTGGACGACTGA
- a CDS encoding ABC transporter ATP-binding protein, giving the protein MSAHLRLHELSIRFNDQAPPVLSDVRLTVGPGECHCIVGPTGSGKSSLLLAVAGLLPPEVLGGDIDCPRRPGSVFQNPATQILFDHVGPETAFALENEGVPPQDMPGRVARALNEADLPVPTHTPTESLSMGRQYRLVLAGALVAEPSLLLLDEPCAQLDPDGCKAVSGVIEATLKRGGGVLLCEHRPEALTERITHWWQIENGELRPSGPPQAPASPPTARPSANKFTAAPLMDIRNIAIRRGIKQVFSGLDLAIRPGEAVHVEGGNGTGKSTLTRILSGFLPPDSGQVTLSGEAVAPARLRGRVGLVLQSPSGQLFEDTVLGELAFAARRKGLTDHEERAKRVAQGLGIHDLLDRPPFLLSYGQQRLTALGACLTQEPDLLILDDPFAGLDRNARERIHALLDAEREKRGMAVMVTGHNPTSSLRFNNFYTRELRIAGGRLEPVA; this is encoded by the coding sequence ATGTCGGCACACCTTCGCCTGCACGAACTGAGCATACGGTTCAACGACCAGGCACCGCCGGTACTCTCCGACGTCCGCCTCACGGTGGGGCCCGGCGAATGTCATTGCATCGTCGGCCCCACCGGGAGCGGGAAATCCAGCCTCCTGCTGGCCGTGGCGGGGCTGCTCCCCCCGGAAGTCCTCGGCGGCGACATTGATTGTCCCCGGCGGCCCGGCTCCGTCTTTCAAAATCCGGCCACCCAGATTCTCTTCGATCACGTGGGTCCGGAAACCGCCTTTGCCCTGGAAAACGAAGGAGTCCCCCCGCAGGACATGCCCGGCCGCGTGGCTCGTGCACTGAACGAAGCGGACCTTCCCGTGCCAACGCACACCCCCACGGAAAGCCTTTCCATGGGCCGCCAATACCGCCTCGTCCTGGCCGGTGCTCTGGTCGCCGAACCGAGTCTGCTCCTGCTCGACGAACCGTGCGCCCAGCTGGACCCGGACGGCTGCAAGGCCGTATCCGGGGTCATCGAAGCGACTCTCAAACGGGGCGGTGGCGTGCTTCTGTGCGAACACAGGCCCGAGGCGCTGACCGAACGCATCACCCACTGGTGGCAAATAGAGAATGGCGAACTGCGCCCATCCGGGCCGCCTCAGGCACCGGCATCGCCGCCGACCGCCCGTCCCTCGGCCAACAAGTTCACTGCGGCCCCCCTCATGGACATCCGAAACATCGCCATCCGGCGCGGGATCAAACAGGTCTTTTCCGGTCTCGACCTGGCCATCCGCCCGGGTGAGGCCGTGCATGTGGAAGGGGGAAACGGCACCGGCAAATCCACCCTGACCAGAATCCTGTCCGGCTTCCTGCCCCCGGACTCCGGGCAAGTGACCCTGTCGGGCGAAGCCGTTGCCCCGGCCCGACTACGCGGCAGAGTGGGACTCGTGCTGCAAAGCCCTTCCGGCCAGCTTTTCGAGGACACGGTTTTGGGGGAACTGGCGTTCGCTGCCCGGCGCAAGGGGCTCACCGACCATGAGGAACGGGCCAAGCGTGTGGCCCAGGGGCTGGGCATCCATGACCTGTTGGACCGCCCACCGTTCCTGCTCAGCTATGGCCAACAGCGGCTGACCGCCCTCGGAGCCTGCCTGACCCAGGAGCCGGACCTGCTCATTCTCGACGACCCGTTCGCAGGGCTGGACCGCAACGCGCGGGAACGGATACACGCTCTGCTGGACGCGGAGCGAGAAAAGCGGGGCATGGCCGTTATGGTCACCGGACACAACCCGACCTCGTCCCTGCGCTTCAACAATTTCTATACCCGTGAGCTGCGAATCGCCGGAGGACGCCTTGAACCTGTGGCATGA
- a CDS encoding energy-coupling factor transporter transmembrane component T — protein MNLWHDSSERRAIFVLPPWLMLILCPVLSLLAVIWHGPWSMPVLAVVEGTLLLISRPGPKRLLRLGMACFWQIAVVTGLYCLRFGPGEWQGGLSVSLRLILVFVPGMLTIRLVPPAALERILKRILPGNLPFVASCCLRFFPLLLERVRIIHEAQVLRGARVLPRELLNPRNWPDAVSCIALPAVLQSIELATEIANSARARGFSMRNRRTSWPLNEEQRHAEASAAAKEPGL, from the coding sequence TTGAACCTGTGGCATGATTCATCCGAACGGCGCGCGATCTTCGTCCTCCCGCCCTGGCTCATGCTCATCCTCTGTCCGGTGCTCTCGCTGCTGGCCGTTATCTGGCACGGCCCGTGGTCCATGCCCGTCCTCGCCGTAGTCGAGGGGACGTTGCTCCTGATCTCGCGTCCCGGGCCAAAACGCCTGCTGCGCCTGGGCATGGCCTGTTTCTGGCAGATCGCGGTGGTCACCGGACTGTACTGCCTGCGCTTCGGCCCTGGAGAATGGCAGGGCGGCCTGTCCGTGTCGCTGCGTCTGATCCTGGTCTTTGTTCCGGGCATGCTGACCATCCGCCTCGTGCCACCGGCCGCCCTGGAGCGGATTCTCAAACGGATTCTGCCGGGCAACCTGCCCTTCGTGGCCTCCTGCTGCCTGCGTTTTTTCCCTTTGCTGCTCGAACGCGTGCGGATCATCCACGAGGCCCAGGTCCTGCGCGGCGCGCGGGTGCTGCCGCGTGAGCTGCTCAATCCCCGCAACTGGCCGGACGCCGTATCCTGCATCGCCCTGCCCGCCGTGCTGCAAAGCATCGAGCTGGCCACGGAGATCGCCAACAGTGCACGGGCCAGAGGCTTTTCCATGCGCAACAGGCGCACGTCCTGGCCCCTGAATGAAGAACAACGGCACGCGGAGGCCAGCGCCGCCGCAAAGGAGCCTGGCCTATGA
- a CDS encoding ethanolamine ammonia-lyase subunit EutB — MYAITIDSVTHEYADLRTLLAAASVPKSGDELAGIGARSARERAVAQLCLAEVPLTAFLEDLVIPYEDDAVTRLIVDTLDREAFSTVAGLTVGGFRDWLLTAEADGETLAALAPGLMPEMVAAVSKLMRVQDLIHVASKIRVVTKFRTTVGLPGTLAARLQPNHPTDDPAGIVASVFDGLMYGSGDACIGINPATDSTASAVRLMELLDRLRREYDIPTQSCVLTHVTNTIQAVERGAPVDLVFQSIGGTEGVNKSFGVTLEVLQEGLEAGRSLKRGTVGDNVMYFETGQGSALSAGAHHDVDQQTLEARAYGLARHFEPFLLNSVVGFIGPEYLYDEKQIVRAGLEDHFCGKLLGVPMGLDVCYTNHAEADQDSMDTLLTLLGVAGCNFIMGVPGADDVMLNYQSTSFHDALYIRRQLGLSAAPEFAAWLERTGVFKDGELKAPKHALNIPDKERIRGLSS, encoded by the coding sequence ATGTATGCCATTACCATCGACAGCGTGACCCATGAGTACGCGGACCTGCGTACCTTGCTGGCCGCCGCCTCCGTACCCAAGTCCGGAGACGAACTGGCCGGAATCGGGGCGCGTTCGGCCCGCGAGCGGGCCGTGGCCCAGCTCTGTCTAGCCGAGGTCCCGCTGACCGCCTTTCTGGAAGACCTGGTCATCCCCTATGAAGACGACGCCGTGACCCGGCTTATCGTGGACACCCTGGACCGCGAGGCGTTCTCGACAGTGGCCGGATTGACCGTCGGCGGGTTCCGGGACTGGCTGCTCACGGCCGAAGCCGACGGGGAAACTCTGGCGGCCCTGGCTCCGGGGCTCATGCCCGAGATGGTCGCGGCCGTGTCCAAACTCATGCGCGTTCAGGACCTCATCCACGTGGCTTCCAAAATCCGCGTGGTCACCAAATTCCGCACCACCGTCGGGCTGCCCGGCACCCTGGCTGCGCGGTTGCAGCCCAACCATCCCACCGACGACCCGGCGGGCATCGTGGCCTCGGTCTTCGACGGGCTGATGTACGGCAGCGGCGATGCATGCATCGGCATCAACCCGGCCACGGACAGCACGGCCTCGGCGGTCCGGCTCATGGAACTGCTCGACCGACTGCGCCGGGAGTACGACATCCCCACCCAGTCCTGCGTGCTGACCCACGTGACCAACACCATCCAGGCCGTGGAACGGGGCGCGCCCGTGGATCTCGTCTTCCAGTCCATCGGCGGCACCGAGGGCGTGAACAAGAGCTTCGGCGTGACCCTGGAGGTCCTGCAGGAAGGGCTGGAGGCCGGTCGGTCCCTGAAGCGCGGCACCGTGGGCGACAACGTCATGTATTTCGAGACCGGCCAGGGTTCGGCCCTGTCCGCCGGTGCGCACCACGACGTGGACCAGCAGACCCTTGAGGCGCGGGCCTATGGATTGGCCCGGCATTTCGAGCCGTTTCTGCTCAACTCCGTGGTCGGTTTCATCGGGCCGGAATACCTGTACGACGAAAAGCAGATCGTGCGGGCCGGGCTGGAGGATCATTTCTGCGGCAAGCTGCTCGGCGTGCCCATGGGGTTGGACGTCTGCTACACCAACCACGCCGAGGCGGATCAGGATTCCATGGACACCCTGCTGACCCTGCTCGGCGTTGCCGGATGCAATTTCATCATGGGCGTCCCCGGCGCGGACGACGTCATGCTCAACTATCAGTCCACCTCCTTCCACGACGCTCTGTACATCCGCCGTCAGCTCGGTCTGTCTGCGGCTCCGGAATTTGCGGCCTGGCTGGAGCGCACCGGCGTATTCAAGGACGGCGAGCTGAAGGCCCCGAAGCATGCCCTGAACATCCCCGACAAGGAGCGAATCCGTGGCCTGTCCTCCTAA
- a CDS encoding MotA/TolQ/ExbB proton channel family protein: MIRSSLSLRRRLPTCFLALCLVIIGWTAPALGQSDAAARLDGLAASMTARTAEVDKLLTLDEKALRDRVAQLRKTRDAERTRLDKAVSELARLRDEHKALAARYDAVAGEMRAVEDAVRSNAAQARSLLDKSARTSLVPDRLAPLDGLARSREFPGLKAITALGGLLMDEIDAGGNTQTVAGTFLGPDGQARQGRLLRAGSLFLGARDQDGRAYLLTPGSLPPQAVAATPGEARDAIGTWADDTGQILPMDPTHGAALSLLQARRTLDDWVQGGGMLLWPILAIGLAALLAVLYKGARLFTARPCPGDFAEQLRTARDADGWPGVERLLRSMPRSPAARVLLWTRPDAAPDLRDKQLQEGFLFELRRLESWLGFIAVMAAVAPLLGLLGTVTGMIDSFQAVTVFGTANPRIMSSGISEALITTQAGLGVAIPAMLLHQFLKQRVQTLSGDMEQQCAAVQALLAADRQEDGGAS; this comes from the coding sequence ATGATCCGCTCTTCCCTCTCTTTGCGCCGAAGGCTGCCGACCTGTTTCCTGGCCCTTTGTCTCGTCATCATCGGCTGGACCGCTCCGGCCCTGGGCCAATCGGACGCCGCAGCCCGTCTTGACGGACTGGCCGCGTCCATGACGGCCCGGACAGCGGAAGTCGACAAGCTTCTTACTCTTGATGAAAAGGCGCTGCGCGACCGCGTGGCCCAACTGCGCAAGACCCGTGACGCCGAGCGCACCCGGCTGGACAAAGCCGTCTCCGAACTGGCCCGGCTGCGCGATGAGCACAAGGCCCTGGCGGCCCGCTACGACGCCGTGGCCGGAGAGATGCGCGCGGTGGAGGACGCGGTCCGGTCCAATGCGGCTCAGGCCCGCTCGCTGCTGGATAAAAGCGCCAGGACATCACTCGTCCCCGACCGGCTGGCTCCTCTGGACGGCCTGGCCCGCTCTCGGGAATTCCCCGGCCTGAAAGCCATAACGGCCCTGGGCGGTCTGCTTATGGACGAAATCGACGCTGGTGGGAACACCCAAACGGTGGCCGGAACCTTTCTGGGCCCGGATGGGCAGGCCCGTCAGGGCCGCCTGCTCCGCGCTGGAAGCCTCTTTCTCGGCGCAAGGGACCAGGATGGCCGCGCCTATCTGCTCACCCCCGGCTCCCTTCCGCCCCAGGCAGTGGCCGCAACGCCCGGCGAGGCCCGGGACGCCATCGGGACCTGGGCCGACGACACAGGCCAAATCCTGCCCATGGACCCGACCCACGGCGCGGCCCTGTCGCTGTTGCAGGCGCGACGCACCCTGGATGACTGGGTGCAGGGCGGCGGCATGCTCCTGTGGCCCATTCTGGCCATCGGGCTGGCCGCGCTGCTGGCCGTGCTGTACAAGGGCGCGCGGCTGTTCACGGCCCGGCCATGCCCCGGCGATTTCGCCGAACAGCTGCGCACGGCCAGGGACGCGGACGGCTGGCCGGGCGTGGAACGGCTGCTCCGGTCCATGCCCCGCTCTCCGGCTGCGCGCGTACTCCTGTGGACAAGACCCGACGCCGCACCGGACCTTCGCGACAAGCAGTTGCAGGAGGGCTTCCTCTTTGAGCTGCGCCGACTGGAAAGCTGGCTCGGCTTCATAGCGGTTATGGCCGCCGTGGCCCCGCTGCTCGGGCTGCTCGGCACGGTCACCGGCATGATCGACTCCTTCCAGGCCGTGACCGTGTTCGGCACCGCCAACCCCCGGATCATGTCCAGCGGCATCAGCGAGGCCTTGATCACCACCCAGGCAGGACTCGGCGTCGCCATCCCGGCCATGCTCCTGCACCAGTTCCTCAAGCAGCGGGTTCAGACCCTTTCCGGCGACATGGAACAACAATGCGCGGCCGTCCAGGCCCTGCTCGCCGCGGACCGGCAAGAGGACGGAGGCGCGTCGTGA
- a CDS encoding DUF3450 family protein encodes MTTFLRLFAALSLLPLLCAGALAQSPPAAESGAVPAARAGVEAAARKAGAVGVRAEKWAEERETLLDQARQLLYDAEAARFAVARQQAYIDRERADIRELKERTETALSTRRDLDQVMETLYAELVNARDADLPFARDERRARLGLLRRTLDDPAATAGDKLALLLEALRMEAGYSLDVEAEEAVMEEDGNPMAVTVLRAGRLALLRMPASGAWVERFEPTSGKWLRLSDAGSRELAKAVQISRKQRVAELVYLPVGHPSSQEEPTQSGEAQ; translated from the coding sequence ATGACGACCTTCCTCCGTCTGTTCGCCGCCCTGTCCCTCCTGCCCCTGCTCTGTGCGGGAGCCCTGGCCCAGAGTCCTCCCGCGGCGGAGTCCGGCGCCGTTCCCGCAGCCAGGGCCGGTGTGGAGGCTGCAGCGCGCAAGGCCGGAGCCGTCGGGGTCCGGGCCGAAAAATGGGCGGAAGAACGTGAAACCCTGCTCGATCAGGCGCGCCAACTGCTCTACGACGCCGAAGCGGCCAGGTTCGCCGTTGCCCGGCAACAGGCCTACATCGACAGGGAGCGGGCGGACATCCGGGAACTCAAGGAGCGCACCGAAACGGCCCTGTCCACCCGGCGCGATCTGGATCAGGTCATGGAGACCCTGTATGCCGAACTGGTCAACGCCCGGGACGCGGACCTGCCTTTTGCCCGGGATGAACGGCGCGCCCGACTGGGACTGTTGAGGCGAACCCTGGATGATCCAGCCGCCACGGCTGGAGACAAGCTCGCCCTCCTGCTGGAAGCCCTGCGCATGGAAGCGGGCTACAGCCTCGATGTGGAAGCCGAGGAAGCGGTCATGGAGGAGGACGGCAACCCCATGGCCGTGACCGTGCTCCGTGCCGGAAGACTCGCTCTGCTGCGCATGCCCGCCTCGGGCGCGTGGGTGGAGCGCTTTGAGCCGACCTCGGGCAAATGGCTGCGATTGTCTGACGCCGGCAGTCGCGAACTGGCCAAGGCGGTGCAGATTTCCCGCAAGCAGCGGGTCGCGGAACTGGTCTATCTGCCCGTAGGACATCCCTCCAGCCAGGAGGAACCCACCCAGTCCGGGGAGGCGCAATGA
- a CDS encoding amidohydrolase, protein MTEDIERLAAGLEDGLIRRRRDLHRFPEAAWTEFRTASMVATVLLALGYEVRLGEDAVCRKSMLGVPSEEELAGHMERAVSQGGDPDLISRMAGGLTGVIGELRCGEGPVVALRFDMDANDLDEARDDDHRPWREGFASTNPGAMHACGHDGHVALGLGVAELLAGLKDRLEGTVRLIFQPGEEGVRGAGPMVDAGALDGVDYLLGGHIGFRAPRTGQLVCGVGGFLATTKFDATFTGVAAHAGAAPEQGRNALLAAANAALNLHAIPRHGQGASRISVGVLNAGQGRNVVPPNALIKGETRGETTGINDFMFERAGEVLAGAARMYGVDLVLAEVGRSVSGQSDPELAAVVRQVAENMEFFKTSEIMDSLDLRGSEDFALMLAEVQRRGGLGTYIMLGSDLAAGHHNARFDFDERCLAPGVSLFVRCVLGCMELPRRV, encoded by the coding sequence ATGACGGAAGATATCGAACGGCTGGCGGCAGGGTTGGAAGATGGGCTTATCCGGAGGCGGCGCGACCTGCACCGCTTCCCCGAGGCCGCCTGGACCGAATTTAGGACCGCCTCCATGGTCGCGACCGTGTTGTTGGCGCTTGGGTATGAAGTCCGGCTCGGCGAGGATGCGGTATGCCGAAAGTCCATGCTCGGTGTACCCTCGGAAGAGGAACTTGCCGGACATATGGAACGTGCCGTCAGCCAGGGCGGCGACCCGGACCTGATCAGCCGTATGGCGGGCGGCCTGACCGGGGTGATAGGGGAGCTGCGTTGTGGCGAGGGGCCAGTGGTGGCCCTGCGCTTCGACATGGACGCCAACGACCTGGACGAGGCCCGCGACGACGATCACCGGCCCTGGCGTGAAGGGTTTGCTTCCACCAACCCCGGCGCCATGCACGCCTGCGGCCACGATGGCCATGTCGCGCTCGGCCTGGGTGTGGCCGAACTGCTGGCCGGGCTCAAGGACCGGCTTGAGGGTACGGTCCGGCTGATATTCCAGCCCGGGGAGGAAGGCGTGCGCGGAGCCGGACCCATGGTCGATGCCGGAGCGCTCGACGGCGTGGACTATCTTCTGGGAGGACACATCGGATTTCGCGCGCCCAGGACCGGCCAACTGGTCTGCGGCGTGGGCGGATTCCTGGCCACCACCAAGTTCGACGCGACCTTCACCGGAGTGGCGGCTCATGCCGGTGCGGCCCCGGAGCAGGGGCGCAATGCCCTTCTGGCCGCAGCCAACGCCGCCTTGAATCTCCATGCCATCCCCCGTCACGGACAGGGAGCATCCCGAATATCCGTGGGCGTGCTCAATGCCGGGCAGGGGCGCAATGTCGTTCCGCCCAACGCGTTGATAAAGGGGGAGACGCGGGGCGAAACCACCGGGATCAACGACTTCATGTTCGAGCGCGCAGGCGAGGTCCTGGCCGGAGCCGCGCGAATGTACGGCGTTGATCTGGTTTTGGCCGAGGTCGGGCGCAGCGTCAGCGGGCAGAGCGACCCGGAGTTGGCCGCTGTGGTTCGGCAAGTTGCCGAAAACATGGAATTTTTCAAGACTTCCGAAATCATGGACAGCCTGGACCTGCGCGGCAGCGAGGACTTCGCCTTGATGCTGGCCGAGGTCCAGAGGCGGGGCGGCCTGGGAACCTACATCATGCTCGGCAGCGATCTGGCTGCAGGACACCACAACGCGCGCTTCGACTTCGACGAGCGTTGTCTGGCCCCGGGCGTGTCCCTGTTCGTCCGTTGTGTTCTCGGCTGTATGGAACTGCCCCGGCGGGTCTGA